In Lasioglossum baleicum chromosome 19, iyLasBale1, whole genome shotgun sequence, the following proteins share a genomic window:
- the LOC143218349 gene encoding uncharacterized protein LOC143218349, which translates to MACSIKGCKSRRNQNGSSKKTFFAVCASWHDILSSHTTKITKNSSVCELHFKPEDIIKEHAIVQTDGTVNHIHRKRALLKQGAVPSIFPSIPAPYCERLLDNITNYESVLGQNPSTSHAIKRTTQIKERCFIIEEEKTTFSIEEINIARNIKVPTTYWLANISDSRMLWTCWTNDFSYALRHVCVTTNMKVQVFIGEKEIPFYPKMIVNMEEIKQILLTLQDYFPCAGVNDENRITNCCRGFVMKSRFGSTKKMRCLPCTKSWKMSLRKGHNVKSIQKLQNKHRKLQLLNSNFKRQEERLRSKISKLYNKIAHLKEECSRCNENVIREMIKELPQTQQLAVEACFAAAKCKNKKGMRYAIEWIYECILLRIKSTKTYNHLGSRNILTLPSIQTLNRYMRNVKGCYGFQMSIFEMLTKKTADMKSEDVRGVLLVDEMKLSQTLYFNRMNLKVEGFVDLGQYTREDQKTKKGDHALVLMFQPFKGTWVQSLACFLSIGSASSPILHKIIIECIILTEQSGLKIDAVVSDGASWNRSMWNIFGVTEDSVSIQHIVDPERRLWFISDFPHLIKCLRNYFYQLDRYAGIWTPDGVVSLKHWYAVLAIENPQGFNLKCSYNLDEQHIRPKYYQKMNVAMAFRFFSVAPAMEIFKETNIHHDLNNADGSIKFCQKVHALITAMNSRTPKNSLRPDNQMYKDIENFLNFIIQWEQKAKEMRYSFITEQTCYGLKISLKATLQICDFLIDKCGFQYLMTSRLNQDNLERFFGMMRNSCGSNDHPDSQLFLQMYRLVSMYSLIKPPKGSNVSTKEIMDVLISIKDIENMKEREEQWVDQIDTILDRGRNTEVLAYAPSILVDHDSHVHSTSDYILTYVAGYVARKGKRFFNSKSHHKKIICEECLKMLALQPTDEIPDTHKLIQIKTKGSLINPSVALFDLLSTLEKGITGATSCGEINKSY; encoded by the exons ATGGCCTGTAGCATCAAGGGATGCAAGTCAAGGAGAAACCAAAACGGATCTTCTAAGAAAACCTTTTTTGCTGTTTGCGCA TCTTGGCACGATATTTTAAGTAGTCACACtacaaaaataacaaagaacAGTTCTGTTTGTGAACTGCACTTTAAGCCAGAAGACATCATCAAAGAACATGCAATTGTACAAACTGATGGAACAGTTAACCATATACATAGAAAAAGAGCACTATTAAAACAGGGAGCAGTCCCTTCAATTTTTCCCTCAATTCCTGCACCATACTGTGAGCGGTTATTAGATAACATAACTAACTATGAGTCAGTGCTAGGCCAAAATCCATCTACGTCGCATGCGATAAAGAGGACAACACAAATAAAAGAAAGATGTTTTATAATAGAAGAGGAAAAGACTACATTTTCTATAGAAGAAATAAATATTGCAAGAAATATCAAAGTTCCGACAACTTATTGGCTTGCAAACATTAGTGATAGCCGTATGCTGTGGACGTGTTGGACTAATGACTTCTCATATGCTTTAAGACATGTCTGTGTTACAACAAATATGAAAGTGCAA gtaTTTATTGGAGAAAAGGAGATTCCTTTTTATCCGAAGATGATTGTAAATATGgaagaaataaaacaaattttgttgACGTTACAAGATTATTTTCCTTGTGCGGGAGTTAATGATGAAAACAG AATTACAAATTGTTGTCGCGGTTTTGTAATGAAAAGTAGATTTGGGTCAACAAAGAAAATGAGATGTTTGCCTTGTACAAAAAGTTGGAAGATGTCATTAAGAAAAGGGCATAATGtaaaatcaattcaaaaattacaaaacaaacacagaaaattacaattattgaattctAACTTTAAACGTCAAGAAGAGAGACTTCGAAGCAAA ATTTCAAAATTGTACAACAAAATTGCAcatttaaaagaagaatgcagtagatgcaacgagaacgtgaTCAGAGAAATGATTAAAGAATTGCCGCAAACCCAGCAATTAGCTGTTGAAGCTTGCTTTGCAGCAGCGaagtgcaaaaataaaaagggcATGAGATACGCAATTGAATGGATATACGAGTGTATTTTGCTGCGAATTAAAAGTACAAAAACTTATAATCACCTAGGGTCGCGCAATATCTTAACATTGCCGTCCATTCAGACACTAAATCGTTATATGAGGAACGTAAAAGGCTGTTACGGTTTTCAAATGAGCATATTCGAAATGCTAACAAAGAAAACGGCAGACATGAAATCTGAAGATGTACGAG GTGTTTTGTTGGTAGATGAAATGAAACTATCGCAAACGTTATATTTTAATCGAATGAACCTAAAAGTTGAAGGATTTGTAGATTTAGGCCAATATACTAGGGAAGATCAAAAAACGAAAAAAGGGGACCATGCATTGGTGCTCATGTTTCAGCCTTTTAAAGGTACATGGGTCCAATCGTTGGCTTGCTTCTTGAGTATTGGCAGCGCAAGTTCACCAATTTTACACAAAATTATTATAGAGTGCATTATTTTAACGGAGCAATCTGGATTAAAAATCGATGCTGTAGTATCAGATGGAGCCTCATGGAATCGATCCATGTGGAACATATTTGGAGTAACTGAAGACTCTGTTAGCATACAGCACATAGTAGACCCAGAAAGACGTTTGTGGTTTATTTCAGATTTTCCACATTTGATCAAATGCCTTAGAAACTATTTTTATCAGCTTGATCGATATGCAGGAATTTGG ACTCCGGATGGTGTAGTTTCTTTAAAACACTGGTATGCAGTACTTGCCATCGAAAATCCTCAAGGATTTAATTTAAAATGCAGTTATAATTTGGATGAACAACACATTAGACCAAAAtattatcaaaaaatgaatGTTGCAATGGCATTTCGA tttttcaGTGTGGCACCTGCCatggaaatatttaaagaaacaaATATTCATCACGATTTAAACAATGCTGATGGATCGATAAAATTTTGCCAAAAAGTGCATGCATTGATCACTGCAATGAACAGTCGTACTCCAAAGAATTCATTACGACCGGACAACCAAATGTACAAG GATAttgaaaactttttaaattttataattcagTGGGAACAAAAAGCTAAGGAAATGCGGTACAGTTTTATAACAGAGCAAACTTGTTATggactcaaaatttctttaaaagCCACTCTTCAAATTTGTGATTTTCTAATTGATAAGTGTGGATTCCAGTACTTGATGACATCTAGACTAAATCAAGACAATTTGGag agattttttgggatgatgCGAAACTCTTGTGGATCGAATGATCATCCGGATTCGCAATTGTTCTTACAAATGTATAGATTAGTATCCATGTATTCTCTGATAAAACCTCCAAAAGGTTCTAATGTGTCAACTAAAGAAATAATGGATGTCCTTATTAGTATTAAGGATATAGAGAATatgaaagaaagagaagaacaATGGGTAGATCAAATTGATACTATCCtcgacagaggaagaaacactgAAGTGTTGGCGTATGCCCCGTCAATTCTTGTAGACCATGATTCGCATGTACATAGTACGTCAGATTACATACTGACGTACGTTGCTGGGTATGTGGCCAGAAAAGGGAAACGATTTTTTAACAGTAAAAGTCATCATAAAAAGATTATTTGTGAAGAATGTCTGAAGATGTTGGCTTTACAGCCAACTGATGAAATA
- the LOC143218384 gene encoding uncharacterized protein LOC143218384 — protein sequence METRSSDQLFLLNHFESQIVGAKLPSNGQLLRVLFYNMRKVNLNLRESAALVMKEVEIFWEKARIPIKKTSDSINKVEKLYNKWRTLNKTANRQNDLQRKREQEFIDSLEDLFDIAHANALEMISVEEDKIFLLQQREKRRIGSMASIDRKLVEKEERQAERKEQQEMRWQRAQESSINDSVQLESTSTSSDEETEVPLARTIEILSDEPQVPDGDDTEAEDYNIPGPSNPKKRRGKQKLYHRVVGPIKRRQSSLRQKNGIYHSK from the exons ATGGAAACAAGGAGCAGTGATCAGTTATTCCTATTAAATCACTTTGAGTCACAAATTGTTGGGGCTAAATTACCAAGCAACGGACAACTTTTACGTGTATTGTTCTATAATATGCGAAAAGTGAACTTAAATCTACGTGAAAGTGCGGCTTTAGTGATGAAAGAAGTAGAAATTTTCTGGGAAAAGGCGAgaattccaataaaaaaaacatcggaTAGTATTAATAAAGTGGAAAAACTATACAACAAATGGCGAACGCTTAATAAAACCGCGAATCGCCAAAATGATCTACAGAGAAAGCGAGAACAAGAATTTATAGATTCATTAGAGGATTTATTCGATATCGCACATGCGAATGCCTTAGAAATGATTTCTGTAGAGGAAGATAAGATATTCCTCCTGCAGCAGAGGGAAAAGAGACGAATCGGTTCGATGGCATCTATTGATCGTAAATTAgtagagaaagaagaaagacaagCAGAGCGGAAGGAACAACAAGAGATGCGGTGGCAACGGGCTCAGGAATCATCGATCAATG attCAGTACAATTAGAATCAACGTCCACATCCAGTGATGAAGAGACAGAAGTCCCGTTAGCAAGAACCATAGAAATTCTTTCGGACGAGCCTCAGGTACCTGACGGTGATGACACCGAGGCAGAGGACTACAATATACCTGGGCCGAGTAACCCCAAGAAAAGACGAGGAAAGCAGAAG TTATACCATCGGGTAGTGGGGCCAATCAAGCGTCGGCAATCTTCTCTAAGACAGAAGAATGGAATTTATCACAGCAAGTAG